Proteins encoded together in one Balearica regulorum gibbericeps isolate bBalReg1 chromosome 3, bBalReg1.pri, whole genome shotgun sequence window:
- the AHSA2 gene encoding activator of 90 kDa heat shock protein ATPase homolog 2, which yields MAKWGQGDPRWIVEERADATNVNNWHWTERDATSWSKSKLKEVLVGLVVEGEAGRCEISDLKHVEGEASCNSRKGKLIFFYEWNLRLSWKGTVKESGEKHKGSVEIPNLSEENEVDDTEINVSKKKGEGDVLKDLMRTEGTTKVREALRDYLKALKTEFTLGMILPTKATVGQELAAERKLSGNTMQDSVSPQPLDIVGVKIPTVKIFMREIFNSPADELYSIFTTKELVQKFSKCPAVIEAEKGGKLQMFDGCVSGEYAELVPSQRIVLKWRCRSWPEEHYATVALNFKDMAAQTELQLECKGVPVSNEDSTRQCWKQQYFEEIRILLQQSQDTMES from the exons ATGGCCAAGTGGGGACAGGGGGACCCGCGCTGGATCGTGGAGGAGCGCGCGGACGCCACCAACGTCAACAACTGGCACTG GACGGAGCGGGACGCGACCAGCTGGTCGAAAAGCAAGCTGAAGGAGGtgctggtggggctggtggTGGAGGGCGAGGCCGGGCGCTGCGAGATCAGCGACCTGAAGCACGTGGAAGGCGAAGCATCCTGCAACAGCCGCAAAGGGAAACTCATCTTCTTCTACGAGTGGAATCTGCGCCTCAGCTGGAAAG GTACAGTGAAAGAGTCTGGTGAGAAACATAAGGGATCTGTTGAAATTCCTAAcctgtcagaagaaaatgaggtaGATGATACAGAG atAAACGTTagcaaaaagaaaggggaaggagatgTTCTGAAGGACCTTATGAGAACTGAAGGAACCACGAAAGTCAGAGAGGCCCTGAGAGATTACCTGAAAGCACTTAAAACAG AGTTTACCTTGGGAATGATTCTGCCTACAAAAGCTACTGTTGGTCAGGAGCTGGCTGCTGAGCGAAAATTAAGTGGGAATACCATGCAA gatTCTGTTTCACCACAGCCTTTGGATATAGTTGGCGTAAAAATTCcaacagtgaaaatatttatgagagAAATCTTCAACTCTCCAGCGGATGAACTTTATAGCATCTTCACAACTAAGGAG TTGGTACAGAAGTTTTCTAAATGTCCTGCTGTGATTGAAGCTGAGAAAGGAGGCAAACTTCAGATGTTTGATGGTTGTGTCAGCGGTGAATATGCAGAATTG GTCCCAAGCCAAAGAATCGTCCTCAAGTGGAGGTGTAGAAGCTGGCCTGAGG aacATTATGCAACGGTTGCCTTGAATTTCAAGGATATGGCTGCTCAAACGGAACTGCAGTTAGAGTGCAAAGGAGTTCCTGTCTCGAATGAAGATAGCACAAGACAATGTTGGAAACAgcagtattttgaagaaatacgTATTTTACTGCAGCAATCCCAAGACACCATGGAATCATAA